One window of the Epinephelus moara isolate mb chromosome 24, YSFRI_EMoa_1.0, whole genome shotgun sequence genome contains the following:
- the LOC126386049 gene encoding macrophage-stimulating protein receptor-like → MVTWAALLTVCIWIQTQTASGQHTCASNPRGLVNFNVKYSLPHFQTDKPIQNIAVNRDVNPQEVYVASQNVIEAVNDAMEKIWEVKTGPVGSPDCETCQVCDVEIDPEDPVDTDNEVLLLDPAGFLLPYLYICGSTQHGICHFIDISTPQPQPQCLYKKQQNSPSSCPDCLASPLGTKVTIVEDGVTSFFFVAASVNDRVTQRYPRRSISVVRPLSTEDGFHMVMNALTVLPSLRDSYKIDYIYSFSTKDYVYFLSLQRENPSKSNSAFQTRLGRLPIIIPEVWMYRELVLECRYEPKRRRRRRDSFRDIVYNGLQAAHFGRAGKDLALELRVSESEDILYGVFAEVNEQGEPQKNSALCAFPLTHVNYEIDKGVDACCKSGPEQLSRGLCHFQQCESCPHESSGGNDTCTAKPTLVSKPYYRLDLFNRQMRDVLFTAVLVTTTGNHTLGHFGTSDGRILQVILTLYRPIVFANYSLGETEVSRTAAVYSDDLLLFTVGNKLFKVPSAGPGCAHFMTCSMCLMAPHFMNCGWCSGICSRQSKCTSQWNKDSCAPVITEFFPKMVPAGAETEVTLCGWDFQSPLRPAIISGKTHIITVGTGTLCTVLPGRSSSEVLVCKTQENTPNQNLTITLEVHEGEVEGRYSIDGTAQIPGFSFVEPSITEIRPDHGPLFGGTMVTLTGRYLNSGIQREVFIADKKCNIQSPPEGSETSSVVCYTPAAAGAGKVPVKIIIDNFQVTTSKMFSYKKDPVITSVYPHCSFQSGSKLVIVGQNLDSAHKTVVQYISKNRNLPPLERVCSGTMNATHMECWAPALPEEMPEEKSDTGGIFIHMDGKRNLYKRRLDYHPDATIIPFENDDHELPLKPGETEVSLHHSNLNTVSTCMKIIMTIGGVNCNAQVLLNELTCRIPKGLVIPNEGLPVKVSVNGEIYDVGRVVNDDNNNSTMIAGILLGIIAALVLGAGLALMVMIHLRKKKRANIENRLSTMLSRSRMVSGADISPTGDYRRVDLSNQTSGSGMAFQGLLYAASYDHLAVPLMPRDNISMVSLSSDLLEEVKDVLIPAEMLRIEDSQIIGKGHFGTVYHGFLIDSNKQEIHCAVKSLNRITDVGEVDQFLREGIIMKGFHHPNILSLLGIMLPKEGLPLVVLPYMKHGDVRHFIRSEKRNPTVKDLIGFGLQVAKGMQYLAQKKFVHRDLAARNCMLDETFTVKVADFGMARDIYDKEYYSIQDHKRVKLPVKWMAIESLQTQKFTTKSDVWSYGILMWELLTRGASPYPDVDPYDITHYLLKGRRLPQPQFCPDALYSIMLTCWDPEPECRPDFNSLVTEVQQILSFLEGEHYISLKVNYVNLDQPRPYPSLTGSADEAEASDLDTDSHAAS, encoded by the exons ATGGTCACTTGGGCCGCCTTGCTGACAGTATGCATATggatacaaacacagacagcctCGGGACAACACACGTGTGCTTCAAATCCACGCGGACTGGTGAATTTCAATGTAAAATACTCCCTCCCCCATTTCCAAACAGACAAACCTATACAGAACATAGCAGTGAACAGGGATGTGAACCCTCAAGAGGTGTATGTCGCAAGCCAGAATGTGATAGAGGCGGTGAACGATGCTATGGAAAAGATATGGGAGGTGAAAACTGGACCTGTTGGCAGTCCTGACTGTGAAACCTGTCAGGTGTGTGATGTAGAAATAGATCCGGAAGATCCGGTGGATACAGACAATGAGGTTCTGCTTTTGGATCCTGCTGGATTTCTCTTGCCTTACTTGTACATTTGTGGGAGTACGCAGCATGGGATCTGTCACTTCATAGATATTAGCACTCCACAGCCCCAGCCTCAGTGTTTAtacaaaaagcaacaaaactcTCCAAGCAGCTGTCCAGACTGTCTGGCCAGCCCCCTTGGCACCAAAGTCACAATCGTCGAAGATGGAGTCACATCGTTCTTCTTTGTAGCAGCCTCTGTCAATGACAGAGTGACACAGAGGTATCCAAGGAGGTCGATATCAGTGGTGAGGCCGCTTTCAACCGAGGATGGCTTTCACATGGTCATGAACGCCCTGACAGTGCTCCCAAGTCTACGGGACTCTTACAAGATTGATTACATCTACAGTTTCTCCACCAAGGATTACGTCTACTTCCTGTCCCTGCAGCGAGaaaatccatccaagagtaattcAGCTTTTCAGACTCGACTGGGACGACTGCCGATAATAATTCCAGAGGTGTGGATGTACAGGGAGTTGGTCCTGGAGTGCCGCTATGAGCCAAAGcgcaggaggagaaggagagataGTTTCAGGGACATTGTATACAACGGGCTACAGGCGGCACACTTTGGGCGAGCGGGGAAAGACTTGGCATTGGAGCTGAGGGTGAGCGAGTCGGAGGACATTCTCTATGGGGTGTTTGCTGAGGTGAATGAGCAAGGTGAACCTCAAAAAAACTCTGCCCTGTGTGCCTTCCCTTTGACCCATGTGAACTATGAGATTGATAAAGGCGTGGACGCCTGCTGCAAGTCAGGTCCGGAGCAGCTGTCCAGAGGTCTTTGTCACTTCCAGCAATGTGAGAGCTGCCCACATGAA AGCTCTGGAGGTAATGACACATGCACTGCCAAACCCACTCTGGTGTCAAAGCCATACTACAGATTAGACCTCTTCAACAGGCAGATGAGAGATGTCCTTTTCACCGCTGTCCTGGTCACCACCACTGGGAATCACACGCTGGGCCACTTTGGTACCTCAGACGGCCGGATACTGCAG GTGATTCTTACTCTGTACAGGCCTATTGTCTTCGCCAACTATTCTCTTGGAGAGACCGAAGTGTCCAGGACAGCAGCTGTGTACTCAGACGATTTACTTCTCTTCACAGTGGGAAATAAG TTGTTCAAGGTGCCGTCTGCAGGACCAGGGTGTGCGCATTTTATGACAtgctccatgtgtttgatggcTCCACACTTCATGAACTGCGGCTGGTGTTCAGGAATCTGTTCGAGGCAGAGCAAGTGTACCTCACAGTGGAACAAAGACTCGTGCGCACCTGTCATAACAGAG ttttTCCCTAAAATGGTACCTGCTGGTGCTGAAACAGAGGTGACACTGTGCGGCTGGGATTTTCAGTCTCCTCTGCGACCTGCCATTATCAGTGGGAAAACCCACATCATCACAGTGGGCACTGGGACGTTGTGTACAGTCCTGCCTGGAAGGAGCAGTAGTGAAGT GCTAGTATGCAAGACACAGGAAAATACACCAAACCAGAACCTTACAATCACTCTGGAAGTTCACGAGGGAGAAGTGGAGGGCCGCTACTCAATTGATGGCACAGCTCAGATACCTGGCTTCTCTTTTGTG GAGCCTAGCATAACAGAAATCAGGCCTGACCATGGACCCTTGTTTGGAGGAACGATGGTTACACTGACAGGCAGATATCTTAATTCTGGGATACAGAGAGAGGTCTTCATCGCTGACAAAAAGTGCAACATTCAGAG TCCTCCTGAAGGAAGTGAGACCTCTTCAGTCGTCTGCTACAcaccagctgcagcaggtgctgggAAGGTACCTGTGAAAATCATCATTGACAACTTTCAAGTGACAACCTCTAAGATGTTCTCCTACAAGAAAGACCCTGTTATAACCTCTGTGTATCCTCACTGCAGTTTCCAAAG TGGCTCCAAGCTGGTGATAGTGGGTCAGAATCTTGACTCTGCTCACAAAACTGTGGTTCAGTACATTTCCAAAAATCGCAACCTGCCACCTCTAGAACGA GTGTGCAGCGGCACAATGAATGCCACACATATGGAGTGCTGGGCTCCTGCTCTTCCAGAGGAAATGCCAGAAGAAAAGTCTGACACAGGAGGGATCTTTATTCACATGGATGGGAAGCGTAACCTCTATAAGAGACGTCTGGACTACCACCCCGATGCCACAATCATTCCCTTTGAAAATGATGACCATGAACTGCCTCTAAAGCcaggagagacagaagtttCACTGCAT CATAGCAATTTGAATACAGTGAGCACATGCATGAAGATCATAATGACAATCGGGGGTGTGAACTGCAATGCTCAGGTTCTGTTAAATGAGCTGACCTGCAGGATTCCTAAAGGCCTGGTTATTCCCAATGAGGGGCTGCCTGTCAAG GTGTCTGTGAATGGGGAAATTTACGATGTGGGCAGAGTCGTCAACGACGACAACAACAATAGCACCATGATTGCGGGCATTCTCCTGGGCATCATCGCTGCATTAGTGCTAGGTGCTGGCCTTGCATTAATGGTGATGATACatttgaggaagaaaaagagag CCAACATAGAGAATCGTTTATCAACAATGCTTTCACGGAGCCGCATGGTCAGCGGTGCTGATATATCCCCGACTGGTGACTACAGACGAG TGGATCTGTCCAATCAAACATCCGGTTCAGGAATGGCCTTCCAAGGTTTATTGTATGCTGCCAGCTACGATCATCTGGCCGTTCCTTTAATGCCACGGGACAATATCTCAATGGTCAGTCTGAGCTCTGATCTTCTTGAAGAGGTTAAAGATGTCCTGATCCCTGCTGAGATGCTGCGAATTGAGGATAGCCAGATTATCGGCAAAG GCCACTTTGGGACAGTTTATCATGGTTTCTTGATAGACAGCAACAAGCAAGAGATCCACTGTGCTGTGAAGTCCCTGAACA GGATCACAGATGTGGGAGAGGTGGATCAGTTCCTCAGAGAGGGCATCATCATGAAAGGTTTCCACCACCCCAACATCCTGTCTCTGCTGGGCATCATGCTGCCCAAAGAAGGGCTCCCTCTGGTGGTTCTACCGTACATGAAGCACGGGGATGTGCGTCATTTCATCCGCTCCGAGAAAAGG AACCCAACTGTGAAAGACCTGATAGGCTTTGGGCTTCAGGTTGCCAAGGGGATGCAGTATTTAGCCCAGAAGAAATTTGTCCACAGAGACCTGGCTGCACGTAACTGCAT GCTGGATGAAACCTTCACAGTAAAGGTGGCTGACTTCGGCATGGCAAGGGACATCTACGACAAGGAGTACTACAGCATTCAAGATCACAAACGGGTAAAGCTGCCAGTGAAGTGGATGGCCATCGAAAGCCTGCAAACGCAAAAGTTCACTACCAAGTCTGACGTG TGGTCATATGGGATTTTAATGTGGGAGCTGTTGACCAGAGGTGCTAGCCCATATCCAGATGTGGATCCATATGACATCACTCACTATTTGTTGAAGGGACGCCGGCTTCCTCAGCCACAGTTTTGCCCTGATGCTCT CTATTCCATCATGCTGACATGTTGGGACCCGGAGCCCGAGTGCAGACCTGACTTCAATAGCCTAGTTACAGAAGTACAACAAATCCTGTCCTTTCTGGAAGGAGAGCACTACATCAGTCTGAAGGTGAACTATGTCAACTTAGACCAGCCGAGGCCGTACCCGTCTCTGACTGGATCTGCAGATGAAGCTGAGGCCTCAGACCTGGACACAGACAGTCATGCTGCCAGCTGA